From the genome of Fimbriimonadaceae bacterium, one region includes:
- a CDS encoding S9 family peptidase, giving the protein MPKRPIRIDDLLKITFVGDPQISPDGGRILFTRKHINDKNKYITQLCTVDMDGKVQQWTQAEGGNSHGRWSSDGESFAFISGREKPSPQIYVMPVHGGEARKLTSLPEGMIGGFKWSTDGKKIAFTFRETHPNWTEKAKKEREEKGLSTPPWELDDVWYRLDGDGYFGGQRFRLYIVDVESGEHNLLYEACPLGMYDYDWSPNSDELAVIHTVNKRPMAQEDNDQIFRVNLEGQAWKLEGLPDGPKSSVRWSPDGKRLAYTGRHTPEDPWGARNTRLWVCPADGGDAKCLTENDDYCLTTSTISDTKDSAHGSTILWAPDSKAIYLALGHHGSEQLAMCDPDKGGIEFLTQGNHSLGLGNVSKDGSKIACAYGTAIKLPEIGVIDLDKSGDEPSLLTHLNKTFHEEIKLSEPEELWLESEDGHKVHGWVMKPIDYLAPKRYPAVLEVHGGPHTQYGWAFFHEFQVLAAAGYVVVYCNPRGSKGYGEDHCAVISGDWGNRDWADVETFTHWIEHQSFVHPGKMGIMGGSYGGYMTNWAVGHSDKFKAAITDRCVSNMVSMAGNSDFPFNKNGYFKGIAWGDHEDIKELWNQSPIAFFKNVKTPMLIIHSEGDLRCNIEQSEQVFTALQQEGVDSRFIRYPSTTSHGMSRSGPPDLRAHRLNEITQWWDRHLK; this is encoded by the coding sequence ATGCCGAAGAGACCCATCCGCATTGACGACCTTCTCAAGATAACCTTCGTCGGCGACCCCCAGATCAGCCCTGACGGAGGCCGCATTCTTTTCACAAGAAAGCATATCAACGACAAGAACAAATACATCACACAGCTCTGCACGGTCGATATGGATGGCAAAGTCCAGCAATGGACGCAGGCAGAGGGCGGCAATAGCCACGGCAGATGGTCTTCGGACGGAGAATCGTTCGCCTTTATCAGCGGGCGAGAAAAGCCCTCCCCTCAGATATACGTCATGCCAGTGCACGGCGGAGAGGCGCGCAAGCTGACCTCGCTGCCGGAAGGGATGATCGGGGGCTTCAAATGGTCGACCGATGGCAAGAAGATCGCCTTCACCTTCCGAGAGACGCATCCGAACTGGACCGAGAAGGCGAAGAAGGAGCGCGAAGAGAAGGGGCTGAGCACTCCACCGTGGGAGTTGGATGACGTTTGGTACCGGCTTGATGGTGACGGATACTTCGGCGGTCAGCGCTTTCGCCTCTATATTGTCGATGTTGAGTCGGGCGAGCACAATCTGCTCTACGAAGCGTGTCCACTTGGAATGTATGACTACGATTGGTCGCCAAATTCGGATGAACTTGCCGTCATTCACACGGTCAACAAGCGACCGATGGCCCAAGAGGACAACGATCAGATTTTCCGCGTGAACCTTGAAGGGCAAGCCTGGAAGTTAGAAGGGTTGCCTGACGGGCCCAAAAGCTCAGTCCGATGGTCTCCTGACGGAAAGCGCTTAGCCTACACAGGAAGGCACACGCCCGAAGATCCTTGGGGCGCGAGAAACACGCGGCTGTGGGTTTGCCCGGCAGATGGCGGCGACGCCAAGTGCCTGACAGAAAACGACGATTACTGCTTGACGACTTCCACTATCAGCGACACCAAGGACTCTGCACACGGCTCGACGATCCTTTGGGCGCCAGACAGTAAGGCGATCTACCTCGCTCTCGGACATCATGGGTCAGAGCAACTGGCCATGTGCGATCCAGACAAGGGTGGGATCGAGTTCCTGACTCAGGGGAACCACAGCCTCGGACTTGGCAATGTGAGCAAAGATGGCTCCAAGATAGCTTGCGCTTATGGCACGGCTATCAAATTGCCTGAGATCGGGGTCATCGACCTGGACAAATCTGGCGATGAGCCAAGCCTGCTCACACATCTCAACAAGACCTTTCACGAGGAGATCAAACTTAGCGAGCCGGAAGAGTTATGGTTGGAATCAGAGGATGGTCATAAGGTTCATGGATGGGTGATGAAACCAATCGACTACCTCGCACCCAAAAGGTACCCAGCGGTGCTTGAGGTTCACGGCGGGCCTCATACACAGTACGGATGGGCTTTCTTTCATGAATTCCAAGTTTTGGCGGCAGCAGGGTACGTCGTTGTCTACTGCAACCCGCGAGGGTCGAAAGGGTACGGAGAGGACCACTGTGCCGTCATAAGCGGAGACTGGGGCAATCGCGATTGGGCGGACGTCGAAACTTTTACGCACTGGATCGAGCATCAATCGTTTGTTCACCCTGGAAAGATGGGAATTATGGGGGGTAGCTATGGTGGCTACATGACCAATTGGGCGGTTGGGCATAGCGACAAGTTCAAGGCTGCCATCACTGACCGCTGTGTATCGAATATGGTTTCAATGGCAGGCAACAGCGATTTTCCTTTCAACAAGAACGGTTACTTCAAAGGCATTGCCTGGGGTGACCATGAAGATATTAAGGAGCTTTGGAATCAATCACCTATCGCTTTCTTCAAAAATGTAAAAACGCCGATGCTTATCATCCACTCCGAAGGGGATTTGCGTTGCAACATTGAGCAAAGTGAACAGGTTTTCACTGCCCTTCAGCAGGAAGGTGTCGATAGCCGATTCATTCGGTACCCATCGACCACCTCACACGGCATGAGCCGAAGTGGACCACCCGACCTTCGAGCGCATCGCTTAAACGAGATTACTCAGTGGTGGGATAGACACCTAAAGTAA
- a CDS encoding class I SAM-dependent methyltransferase has translation MSDTRQPITSWRDFFNLHAPHYDKNSFTAWTSTEVSFLEDLFMLAKGARILDIGCGTGRHSIELAKRGYVVTGIDISNGMLAQAQAKARGAGVEVEFIEADATQIQFDAVFDAAICLCEGAFGLTDPDKEPVGHDFAILKNVFAALKPGAPFVLNALNGYATIRRVTDEMVQMGAFNPATMHFAYQDEFGPDDDKHLVNVRERMFIPPELVSMLRFVGFEVEHVWGGTAGEWGDRPLKLDEIEAMYVCRKPSTKK, from the coding sequence ATGTCTGACACACGGCAACCGATCACTTCCTGGCGAGACTTCTTTAACCTACACGCCCCTCATTACGACAAGAATTCGTTCACGGCGTGGACAAGCACGGAGGTGAGCTTCCTTGAGGATCTCTTCATGCTTGCGAAGGGGGCGAGAATCCTTGATATAGGTTGCGGAACCGGACGGCATAGTATTGAACTCGCCAAACGAGGCTACGTCGTCACGGGTATCGATATCTCGAATGGGATGCTCGCACAAGCTCAGGCCAAGGCAAGAGGGGCTGGGGTCGAAGTCGAGTTCATCGAAGCGGATGCGACTCAGATTCAATTCGATGCAGTCTTCGATGCGGCGATCTGCCTGTGTGAAGGGGCATTTGGATTAACCGATCCCGACAAAGAACCGGTCGGTCATGACTTTGCCATCCTGAAGAACGTTTTTGCCGCGCTCAAGCCGGGCGCTCCCTTCGTTCTGAATGCGCTCAACGGCTACGCTACGATTCGTCGAGTGACGGATGAGATGGTTCAGATGGGGGCGTTCAACCCCGCAACCATGCACTTTGCCTACCAGGACGAGTTTGGGCCGGACGATGACAAGCACCTGGTTAACGTGCGCGAACGGATGTTCATCCCTCCCGAACTGGTCTCGATGCTGCGATTTGTTGGCTTCGAGGTTGAGCATGTATGGGGCGGAACCGCTGGGGAGTGGGGTGACCGTCCTTTGAAGCTCGATGAGATCGAAGCGATGTACGTTTGCCGCAAGCCGTCGACAAAAAAATAA